The following are from one region of the Actinopolyspora halophila DSM 43834 genome:
- a CDS encoding DUF2567 domain-containing protein yields the protein MSEGPEDEPVSAEGSTAETVEREPRRKPGVVVKADLLPALSVLCLVALLGFPLGWIWARLAPPQESTLSADGELVPVLVESYHEFDGLAIFLLVSLSAGVLTAAALWLLRGRRGPVLLIAAVLGSLLAGWLGTRMGTSIAAGMYPMPQRVSPGDVVEVAPGIGTPAAWLTQPLAVAFVYGLLASWNGLDSLGRHRD from the coding sequence GTGTCGGAGGGACCGGAGGACGAGCCCGTTTCCGCTGAGGGGTCCACAGCGGAAACGGTGGAGCGCGAGCCGCGGAGGAAGCCGGGAGTGGTGGTCAAGGCCGACCTGTTGCCCGCGTTGAGCGTGCTCTGCCTGGTGGCCTTGCTGGGGTTTCCTCTCGGATGGATCTGGGCGCGGCTGGCTCCGCCACAGGAGAGCACCCTGAGCGCCGACGGCGAGCTGGTCCCGGTGCTGGTGGAGAGCTACCACGAGTTCGACGGTTTGGCCATTTTCCTGCTCGTCAGTCTGTCCGCGGGCGTGCTGACCGCGGCCGCGCTCTGGTTGCTGCGTGGTCGCAGGGGGCCGGTACTGCTGATCGCCGCGGTGCTGGGCTCGTTGCTGGCCGGGTGGCTCGGTACTCGGATGGGCACTTCCATCGCGGCCGGGATGTATCCGATGCCGCAGCGGGTGAGCCCGGGAGACGTCGTCGAGGTCGCTCCCGGGATCGGCACGCCGGCCGCGTGGTTGACCCAGCCGTTGGCCGTGGCGTTCGTCTACGGGCTGTTGGCCTCGTGGAACGGTTTGGACAGTCTCGGCAGGCACCGTGACTGA